The following is a genomic window from Mycoplasma bradburyae.
TCGCAACAACGTGGAGATTGTTGTATCTTAATGATGGGTCCAAACGATTTAAAGAAAAATGAAATTGTTTTTATGGATCGCATTAGCAAACAAAAACAATTTATCAGTCTTGACAATTTAGACAAAATAATAGAAGATTTATTCGGTTCGTTTGATAAAAAACTTTACGAAAAAGCTCAAGCAGTTTTTGAAACGAAAGTTGATACCGCTAAAACATTTGATGAATTCAAAGAAAAAATCGAATCCGGTAAATTCGTAAAAGTTTATTATTGTGATGAAGAACAATACGAAAAAGAAATTAAAGAAAAGACTAAAGCTTCGTCAAGATGTATTATCAAACGTTTAGATGATAAAACTAATGAAAAATGTTTTATCTCCAATAAACAAGCAAAAGTTGAAATATATTTTGCTCGTTCTTATTAAGAAATATTCTTACTTATATAAAGTATAAATATCAAACGAATTTATTTAAGATTAAATAAAAACTATTGATATATAAAATAACATATAATAAGCAAAAATATGGGTTATATTTAAGTTAGGTCGTTATTATAAGATCTAACCTATTCAAAATCCATATTTTTGCTTTTTTAAAATTCAACAACAATAATTATAAACAATTTTTCTTCCTTTTAGCAAAGTAAAGACATATCTTGAATAGAAAACTTAAAAATATCTGGAGATCATTCTATGAATAAACAAATGATAAATGATGCTAAGAAATATTTAAAAAGATATGAATTTTTTAGAAAACGAATCGATAATAGTGAAATTATAAAAAGTGTATTTAACCAAGATTTTAGTGAAGATAATTCATCAGATATGTTATCTTATATTCAATTAGTTGAAACATCTTTAAAACAACTTAAAAAAGAAGAAAAAAATATACTAATTGATGTTTTCTTAAAAAGAAAACATAGAACTGAGTTTAATTATAGTTGTGCGAGTTTTTATAGATTATTAAATAGAGCTTGCTCAAATTTCTTTTATTCGATGGGAATTATGTATCAAACTAACCCATGTTAATTACTAATCATATTATCTTTGATAGTAATAATAAACCAATTATCATCAAT
Proteins encoded in this region:
- a CDS encoding MG284/MPN403 family protein; the protein is MNKQMINDAKKYLKRYEFFRKRIDNSEIIKSVFNQDFSEDNSSDMLSYIQLVETSLKQLKKEEKNILIDVFLKRKHRTEFNYSCASFYRLLNRACSNFFYSMGIMYQTNPC